One segment of Acidimicrobiia bacterium DNA contains the following:
- a CDS encoding ABC transporter ATP-binding protein, producing MSEPLLKVDDISLSFKGVKAITNVSFEVGAGELFAIIGPNGAGKTSIFNTISQVYRPQEGDIRWKGESIMGQRPDAVAALGVARTFQNIELFPHMTVIENLLLGRHIRMERSWLAGALWFGPAKKEEMEHRLAVENIIDFLEIEQWRKHPVALLPYGFQKRVELGRALAMDPELLLLDEPVAGMNLEETEDMARFIMDIRQELGIAMILVEHDMGLVMDIADRLMVLDFGQKISEGTPEVVQKDPAVIAAYLGDEEGLAAATSD from the coding sequence ATGAGTGAACCGCTGCTCAAGGTTGATGACATCAGCCTTTCTTTCAAAGGCGTTAAAGCCATCACCAACGTGTCGTTCGAAGTCGGCGCCGGCGAGCTGTTTGCCATCATTGGTCCAAATGGCGCCGGAAAAACTTCTATTTTCAACACCATCAGCCAGGTGTATCGTCCACAGGAAGGCGATATTCGCTGGAAGGGTGAAAGCATTATGGGCCAACGGCCCGATGCGGTCGCTGCTTTAGGGGTGGCGCGCACTTTTCAAAACATTGAATTGTTTCCTCATATGACGGTGATCGAGAACCTTCTATTGGGCCGCCATATTCGTATGGAGCGTTCTTGGTTGGCGGGCGCCTTGTGGTTTGGCCCGGCTAAAAAAGAAGAGATGGAGCACCGTTTGGCGGTGGAAAACATTATTGACTTTTTAGAGATCGAACAATGGCGTAAACACCCGGTGGCTTTGTTGCCCTACGGTTTTCAAAAACGAGTGGAGTTAGGCCGCGCTTTGGCCATGGACCCTGAGTTGCTATTGCTTGATGAGCCGGTAGCTGGCATGAACCTTGAAGAAACCGAAGACATGGCTCGCTTCATTATGGATATACGCCAAGAACTCGGCATCGCAATGATTTTGGTTGAGCACGACATGGGTTTGGTCATGGATATAGCCGACCGCCTTATGGTCTTGGACTTCGGCCAGAAAATCTCTGAAGGTACGCCAGAGGTGGTGCAGAAAGACCCCGCAGTAATTGCTGCTTACTTGGGCGACGAAGAGGGTTTGGCCGCCGCAACCTCCGACTGA
- a CDS encoding MarR family transcriptional regulator — MGSDPEVSEALGFTERAVERVATEIPHADLELFRLSFALSRAATRFVRHVESEVHRPAGLTWAGFRILFTLWVCGDLEAYRVAHLSGLSRASVSSAVNTLERENLVTRTPHEVDGRAIVLALTPPGRTATVEAYTAQQDVEKTVYGALTAEEQATLAQLIEKTLRPPQSAA, encoded by the coding sequence ATGGGCTCTGATCCTGAAGTGTCTGAAGCGTTAGGGTTTACCGAACGGGCTGTTGAGCGGGTAGCGACTGAAATCCCTCACGCTGATTTAGAACTTTTTCGTTTGTCGTTTGCTTTGTCTCGTGCCGCTACTCGTTTTGTGCGTCATGTGGAGTCTGAGGTGCATCGCCCGGCAGGGTTAACGTGGGCGGGGTTTCGTATTTTGTTTACTCTGTGGGTTTGTGGTGATTTAGAGGCTTACCGGGTGGCGCATCTCTCTGGTTTATCACGGGCCTCAGTGTCGAGTGCCGTAAATACTTTGGAGCGAGAAAATTTGGTGACTCGAACTCCTCATGAAGTAGATGGTCGAGCAATTGTGTTGGCTTTGACCCCACCCGGTCGCACGGCCACTGTGGAGGCTTACACCGCGCAGCAAGATGTCGAAAAAACGGTTTATGGTGCGCTTACCGCAGAAGAACAAGCAACCTTGGCGCAACTTATAGAAAAGACGTTAAGGCCTCCGCAGTCTGCGGCTTAA
- a CDS encoding ABC transporter ATP-binding protein encodes MLEIANLEVVYNEVILVLRGLSIEVPDGQIVALLGGNGAGKTTTTRAITGLLDIQDGKITKGSVTFNGQEIHDNEASSIVRGGISQVLEGRRVFAELTVDENLVTGSITNKNKQAVKDAYDRVMTMFPILAERHKATAGYLSGGEQQMLAIGRALMADPKLLILDEPSLGLAPKLVAQIRDIIVEINKAGTSILLIEQNANMALSIANYGYIMETGKVVMDGEASKLLGDEDVREFYLGLHGEGSERKSFRDVKHYKRRKRWLS; translated from the coding sequence ATGCTCGAAATAGCAAACCTTGAAGTGGTTTACAACGAGGTCATCCTCGTGTTGCGCGGCCTCTCTATTGAGGTCCCCGATGGTCAAATCGTAGCTCTTCTGGGCGGTAACGGTGCCGGTAAAACAACCACTACTCGAGCCATCACTGGTCTCTTAGATATTCAAGATGGTAAAATCACCAAAGGTTCGGTCACCTTTAATGGCCAAGAAATCCACGACAATGAGGCTTCTTCCATTGTGCGTGGCGGTATCAGCCAGGTCCTTGAAGGGCGCCGAGTTTTTGCCGAACTTACCGTTGATGAAAACCTGGTAACTGGTTCGATAACGAACAAAAATAAGCAAGCGGTCAAAGATGCTTATGACCGAGTTATGACCATGTTCCCTATTTTGGCTGAACGGCATAAAGCCACCGCAGGGTACCTTTCGGGCGGTGAACAACAAATGCTGGCTATTGGGCGAGCTCTTATGGCCGACCCAAAACTTCTTATTCTTGACGAACCTTCTTTAGGTTTGGCGCCCAAGTTGGTGGCTCAAATACGTGACATCATTGTTGAAATTAACAAAGCGGGAACCAGTATTTTACTTATTGAACAAAACGCCAACATGGCGCTTTCTATTGCTAACTACGGTTACATCATGGAAACCGGCAAGGTAGTGATGGATGGCGAAGCCAGCAAACTTTTAGGCGACGAAGATGTGCGAGAGTTTTATCTCGGCTTGCACGGCGAGGGCTCTGAGCGAAAATCTTTCAGAGATGTAAAACATTACAAGCGACGTAAAAGGTGGTTGTCATGA